The proteins below are encoded in one region of Sulfitobacter sp. SK012:
- a CDS encoding dehydrogenase E1 component subunit alpha/beta: MDRALIVHENFLRRVKAGDLPDGPAPSDVAPDVLMQIFRAQCLSRQLDRTSRDMQKAGQGFYTIGSSGHEGMAAVATALRPTDMAFLHYRDAAFQIARAGQVPGETPAWDILLSFAASADDPISGGRHKVLGSVSLNIPPQTSTIASHLPKAIGAAYAIGLARRIEVEHVKMPSDALVMCSFGDASANHSTAQGAINAACWASYQSATLPLLFVCEDNGIGISTPTPKGWIASSFAHRPGLKYFTCNGLDMVETLRVSKQAAAYVREHRKPAFLHIRTIRLYGHAGSDVEATYRDKKAIEADEANDPLLQSVRLLRDANACTPAQALDVYEDTGNICARISGQVVKRRRLSTRAEVKASLIPPSRQCAATNGPTTDKREEVFGNDLRAMKGPQPMNRLIGWALADLMLAHKEVVLAGEDVGRKGGVYGVTQKLQARFGPDRVIDTLLDEQSILGLAIGLGHNGFVPIPEIQFLAYLHNAEDQLRGEAATLSFFSDGQFTNPMVLRIAGLGYQKGFGGHFHNDNSLAVLRDIPGLIIACPSRGDDAACMLRECVRLARGEQRVVVFVEPIALYPMRDLHADGDKAWMCTYPEPDRRIGLGEVGVEGNGTDIAIVSYGNGRYLSEQAAYILKGKGIDARVIDMRWIAPMPEAALLEKTKDCKAVLIVDECRKTGSQSEALMALFTEAGRRKIARLTGDDCFIATGPAYAATLPSTNGIVEAAVDLCGSKS, from the coding sequence ATGGATCGAGCGCTCATCGTTCATGAGAATTTTCTACGCCGCGTTAAGGCGGGCGATCTACCGGATGGGCCCGCCCCAAGCGATGTGGCCCCGGATGTTCTAATGCAAATCTTTCGGGCGCAATGTCTGTCTCGGCAATTGGATCGAACCAGCCGGGACATGCAAAAGGCAGGGCAGGGGTTTTACACCATTGGCTCCAGTGGCCACGAAGGCATGGCGGCCGTCGCAACGGCGCTAAGACCTACGGATATGGCATTCCTGCATTACCGCGATGCGGCATTCCAAATTGCCCGCGCAGGTCAGGTCCCGGGCGAAACACCCGCGTGGGACATTTTGCTTAGTTTTGCAGCATCGGCCGACGATCCCATTTCGGGCGGACGGCACAAGGTTCTTGGATCAGTGTCCCTGAATATTCCACCGCAAACTTCCACGATTGCTAGCCATTTGCCCAAAGCCATCGGAGCAGCTTACGCAATCGGCCTCGCAAGGCGGATTGAGGTCGAGCATGTGAAAATGCCATCTGACGCGTTGGTCATGTGTTCTTTTGGTGACGCATCCGCCAACCACTCTACTGCACAAGGCGCAATCAATGCCGCGTGTTGGGCAAGTTACCAGTCGGCGACGTTGCCATTGCTGTTTGTCTGTGAGGACAATGGTATCGGCATTTCAACACCAACACCAAAGGGATGGATCGCATCCAGCTTTGCGCATCGCCCGGGTTTAAAATATTTTACATGCAATGGGCTGGATATGGTCGAAACGTTGCGCGTTTCAAAACAGGCCGCCGCTTATGTCCGCGAGCATCGCAAACCTGCGTTCCTGCATATTCGTACTATTCGATTGTATGGCCACGCAGGTTCTGACGTCGAGGCAACCTACAGGGATAAAAAAGCAATCGAGGCGGACGAGGCAAACGATCCATTGCTGCAGTCGGTGCGGCTGTTGCGCGATGCAAATGCGTGCACGCCCGCGCAGGCTTTGGACGTTTATGAGGACACAGGCAATATTTGCGCTCGCATTTCAGGGCAGGTGGTTAAACGTCGCCGTCTGAGTACCCGCGCGGAAGTTAAGGCCAGCCTCATTCCACCTTCAAGACAATGCGCTGCAACCAACGGGCCAACCACAGACAAGCGCGAGGAGGTTTTCGGCAACGATCTGCGCGCGATGAAAGGCCCTCAACCGATGAACCGGCTGATTGGGTGGGCGCTGGCCGACTTAATGCTTGCCCATAAAGAAGTGGTTCTTGCCGGAGAGGATGTCGGCCGAAAGGGCGGCGTCTACGGCGTTACGCAGAAATTGCAGGCACGCTTTGGGCCGGACCGCGTCATTGACACGTTGCTGGATGAGCAATCCATTTTGGGTCTCGCCATTGGGCTTGGCCACAACGGGTTTGTGCCTATCCCCGAAATCCAATTTCTGGCCTATCTGCACAATGCTGAGGACCAGCTGCGCGGGGAAGCCGCGACGCTGAGTTTCTTTTCCGATGGGCAATTCACCAACCCCATGGTGCTGCGCATCGCCGGGTTAGGATACCAGAAGGGTTTCGGTGGGCATTTCCACAATGACAACTCGCTGGCGGTGCTGCGCGACATACCGGGGTTGATCATCGCCTGCCCATCGCGCGGTGACGATGCCGCCTGTATGTTACGCGAATGTGTGCGGCTGGCTCGCGGAGAACAACGCGTTGTTGTCTTTGTCGAACCCATCGCGCTCTATCCGATGCGGGACCTTCATGCCGACGGAGATAAAGCGTGGATGTGCACATATCCCGAACCTGATCGCCGCATTGGGCTGGGCGAGGTTGGTGTTGAAGGAAACGGCACCGACATTGCCATCGTCAGTTATGGAAACGGCCGATATCTGTCGGAGCAGGCTGCCTACATTCTAAAGGGTAAAGGCATAGATGCCCGTGTCATTGATATGCGCTGGATTGCCCCGATGCCCGAAGCCGCGCTTTTGGAAAAGACCAAAGATTGCAAAGCGGTCTTGATCGTTGACGAATGCCGAAAAACCGGCAGTCAATCTGAGGCGCTTATGGCGCTTTTCACAGAAGCCGGACGTCGCAAGATTGCACGGCTGACAGGAGACGATTGTTTCATCGCAACAGGCCCAGCTTATGCGGCAACATTGCCATCGACGAATGGGATCGTTGAGGCGGCAGTGGACCTGTGTGGGAGTAAATCATGA
- a CDS encoding Lrp/AsnC family transcriptional regulator, whose translation MTDSNSKWLKDELDRSIIRELQRNARESTSNIAARLNVARSTVHERIARMENSGVISGYSVVLSRNPSAENVQVMVFLEIKQQETRKVLHRISQYSEVRVCLSINGDFDLFVSVEAPRIEDLDLVIDEIGMLPGVLRTKSYVVFGRRFDRRYKETAQRIAAQVFSDTP comes from the coding sequence ATGACAGATTCCAATTCAAAATGGCTGAAGGACGAACTCGATCGAAGCATCATTCGTGAGCTTCAGCGCAACGCGCGCGAGTCGACCTCCAATATCGCCGCCCGTCTCAATGTTGCACGCTCGACCGTTCATGAGCGCATCGCGCGGATGGAAAACTCTGGTGTTATCTCCGGGTATTCTGTTGTTCTCAGCCGAAACCCAAGTGCAGAAAATGTGCAAGTCATGGTGTTTTTAGAGATAAAACAGCAAGAAACGCGCAAGGTTTTACATCGCATTTCTCAATATTCTGAAGTGCGCGTTTGCTTGTCGATCAATGGTGATTTTGACTTATTCGTCAGCGTTGAGGCACCTCGCATCGAAGATCTTGATCTCGTTATCGATGAAATTGGGATGTTACCCGGCGTTCTGCGCACAAAATCCTATGTCGTATTTGGCCGACGATTTGACAGGCGATATAAGGAGACAGCTCAACGGATTGCGGCGCAGGTCTTCTCAGATACTCCGTAA